Genomic segment of Veillonella parvula DSM 2008:
TTCTTACCTGCATCAGCTAAACAAGCACTTAAATTTACTGATGTTGTAGTTTTACCAACACCGCCTTTTTGATTAGTAATAGCTATAACTTTGCCCACTTAATTCACCTCACATCTTCGTTCAAAATATTTCTTTTCCATTATAACATAAAACAATGCTAATTACGGTATTTATAAATCAATTTCTCATTAATTTTTTATCTAATACATTATTTTCCACATACATTTATATTATGTCCATAAACTTATAGGTAAATAACTTCATTAATATAATTACAACGCTTATTTTTTATTGTTTCACGTGAAACATAACAATTTATTCCTTTACTATATAAGTACAACACAAAATAAGAAAAATTACATCAAATGTTTTATAAGTTTTACGATTAAATGTTTCACGTGAAAAATTTAAGGATTAAAATCTAACGCAAAAATTAAGTTGTAAAATTAATAAAAAATTTTACAGTAAAAAATTATTACCTTAATATAAACTATACCAATAGACAAATATATACAAAATTATTTTATATCATCTTTTTTATTTATAGAACAACACTATTAGTGAAAGGTATAAAGTAATCAACTTTTGATCGGTAACATTATATATAACAATAATATACGAAATATAATGAACTAACATTAATATACTTATATATTCATAACAAACTATTAGATTATGTTTAACAAATTGTTTCACGTGAAACATTAAGGTTAACATTAAATACATAAGAACTTCATTGCCAATAACTTTTACGATCAAAAAGCATTTTGATATAACTTTAAACTATATCTATATACTACTAAATTATATGAGAATACAGGCCCTATATACTTTGACAGGTATTATCCATATCTATATACTATTAGTTAGATAGTAATTAGATTGATAATCTTAAGAGTCTAGAAAAATTACTTTATAAGATTTATATACAATTGATAATAGTAAGCACATGCTCTACGGACACGCAGAGCTTTTTATTTTGAAGAGGAGGCGTTTCCATGCCCATCTATAACGGAATGCTTCCTGCCATCGACAAAGCAGAAGTAAAACGATACGCAGGACTTCGTCACGCTGAGGATTTCCCACAAAACTATGTTGACGAAGCATGTAAGGAAATCCAATTATTGGCTACACCTAGAGGTGTATATCAAGAATATGATTACGATGCAGAAACAAAGACTATTTTAAGTAATCCACCCCTAAAAATTGAAGGTTCTATCATCGAAAAACATCTAGAAAAATCTACTAAAGTATACGTATTGGGCGTAACAGTCGGAGAAGATGTAGAAATTCGTAGTGAGCAGTTATTTAAACAAGGTAACTATACGGTAGGTTTATTACTTGATGCAGCGGCGACAACTGCTGTAGAACAGGTAGCTGATCAGGTAAACGAAGTAATCAATACGATTGCTAAGAAACAGGGATATAAGCCAACCTGGCGTTTTAGTCCTGGTTATGGCAATTGGCCATTAGAGATTCAGCCTGAATTAGCTAACATTATTAAAACTGAGCTAATTGGCTTACAAGTTACAGAAAACTATTTATTATTCCCACGTAAATCTGTAACAGCTATTATTGGTTTAATGCCAGCAAATGAAGATATTAAAACAAAAAGAGGCTGTACATCTTGTTCACAACAAGACTGCGCTTCTCGTAAATTACCAGAGAAAGCAACAGTTAACGACCAAGATAGGGGAGAAGAGGAAGGTAGCAAAACTACTGCTGATATTTCTGGCATCGCTATGAAAGGTCAACCAACAGAGTGATGTTTCACGTGAAACATTTTAATTTTAGGATGTTAAAGGAAGATATTTATGTATATATTTGACGGTGCTATGGGCACAATGCTGCAAGCAGCAGGCTTAGAAGAGGGCTATTGTCCGGAGCTATTTAACGTAGAAAGACCAGAAGTAGTAAAGAATATTCACGCTCAATACTTACAACATGGCAGTGATGTAATCACAACAAATACGTTCGGCGCTTGTGGGCTTAAACTAGAAGATTATGACTTACAAGATCGTGTAAGAGAAATAAATATTGCTGCTGTAAAAGTAGCCAAAGAAGCGATTGCAGAAGTTAAACCATCTGCTCGTATAGCAGGCTCTATGGGTCCTACAGGTCGTTTCTTACAACCATTAGGCAATATGAGTTTTGATGATATTTACGACACATACCGCGAGCAAGCCGAGGCTTTAATCGAAGGTGGTGTTGATTTCATCATCATTGAAACTATTATTGATGTACAGGAAATGCGTGCCGCTTTATTAGCCTCTTTAGATGCTCGTGAAGCAGCGGGAAAAACAAAAGAGGATGTACAAATCATCTGTCAATTTTCTTTCAGCGAAGATGGTCGTACTATTACTGGTACACCACCAGCAGTAGCAACTTCAATTGTTGAAGCTATTGGTGCTGATATCATCGGTATTAACTGTTCTCTTGGACCTGAGCAAATCACACCGCTAATCAAAGAGATTGCAAGTGTTACAAACTTACCAATCAGCTGTCAACCAAATGCCGGTATGCCACAACTGATTAATAAACAAACTGTATTCCCACTTACAGCAGAAGAAATGGGACCATTGATGCTCGATATCGTTGATGCAGGCACTAGTTATGTTGGTGGTTGCTGCGGTACGACACCAGCTCATATCCAATCTATTTCCAATGCTGTAAAAGCACATACACCTAAAGAGCGTGCTCATATCGAACCTAAAACAATTATTACAAGCCGTACTAGATTGTTAGAATTAGGTCACAATACAAAACCGCTTATCATTGGTGAACGTATTAACCCAACAGGTCGTAAAGTTCTCGCTCAAGAATTGCGCGATGGCTCTTTCATCCGTGTTAAACGCGATGCCTTAGATCAAGTAGAGGCAGGTGCAGACATCCTCGATGTAAACATGGGCGTAGCTGGCATGGATCAATCACCCTTAATGGAACGTGCCATTTTCGAATTATCCATGCTCGTAGAAACTCCATTATCCATTGACACATTAGACCCAGTAGCTATGGAAGTAGCGCTTAAAAACTATCCAGGTCGTGCTCTCATCAACTCCGTAAATGGGGAGGAGGAGTCTATTACTCACGTAATGCCATTAGCTAAACGGTATGGTGCAGCATTGCTTTGCTTGCCAATCTGTAGTGGTGACTTACCTGAAAAAGCAGAGGATCGCGTTGCTTTAGCTGAAAGCATCGTAAATCGCGCTTATGGTTATGGTCTTCAACCACACGACTTATTACTCGATCCATTGGTATTAACACTTGCTAGCGGTGAAGATAGTGCACGCCAAACATTGCGTACGCTACAATTATATAAAGAGAAGTTTGGCTTTCCAACAGTAATGGGCTTGTCCAATATCTCCTTCGGTATGCCTCAACGTCCATATTTAAACGGCCAATTCTTAACAATGGCCCTTGCATGTGGCTTAACAACACCGATTATGAATCCACTCAATTATCCAGCAAAAAAAGCATTTGTATCTAGTACTACCTTACTAGGATGGGACCCAGGTTCTGCTGAATTTATTAAAGAATACGGCTATGAAGACGAAACGACTGCTCCTGGTAACTCTGCTCCTAAAGGGCCAGAAAAAAAATCATTCGATAGTAATGATCCTTTAGCCAATATTCGCGCATGTGTAGAACAAGGCGAAAAAGAAGCTATCATTGATCTTGTAAAAAAAGCCTTAGCAGATGGTATCGACCCATTAGATCTTACGAAAAAAGGCTTATCCGAAGCAATGAACGTAGTAGGGGATAAGTTTGGTTCTGGTAAATTATTCTTACCACAAGTAATGCTTGCTGCTGAAACAATGCAGGCTGCTTTCAACACGATTAAAGAAATTATTCCTGCTAGTGAAAGCCTAGATAAAGGCACTGTTGTCGTGGCTACAGTTAAAGGCGACATTCACGATTTAGGTAAAAATATCGTAGCAGCATTGCTTGAAAACAACGGTTACAAAAT
This window contains:
- a CDS encoding methionine synthase codes for the protein MPIYNGMLPAIDKAEVKRYAGLRHAEDFPQNYVDEACKEIQLLATPRGVYQEYDYDAETKTILSNPPLKIEGSIIEKHLEKSTKVYVLGVTVGEDVEIRSEQLFKQGNYTVGLLLDAAATTAVEQVADQVNEVINTIAKKQGYKPTWRFSPGYGNWPLEIQPELANIIKTELIGLQVTENYLLFPRKSVTAIIGLMPANEDIKTKRGCTSCSQQDCASRKLPEKATVNDQDRGEEEGSKTTADISGIAMKGQPTE
- a CDS encoding homocysteine S-methyltransferase family protein, translated to MYIFDGAMGTMLQAAGLEEGYCPELFNVERPEVVKNIHAQYLQHGSDVITTNTFGACGLKLEDYDLQDRVREINIAAVKVAKEAIAEVKPSARIAGSMGPTGRFLQPLGNMSFDDIYDTYREQAEALIEGGVDFIIIETIIDVQEMRAALLASLDAREAAGKTKEDVQIICQFSFSEDGRTITGTPPAVATSIVEAIGADIIGINCSLGPEQITPLIKEIASVTNLPISCQPNAGMPQLINKQTVFPLTAEEMGPLMLDIVDAGTSYVGGCCGTTPAHIQSISNAVKAHTPKERAHIEPKTIITSRTRLLELGHNTKPLIIGERINPTGRKVLAQELRDGSFIRVKRDALDQVEAGADILDVNMGVAGMDQSPLMERAIFELSMLVETPLSIDTLDPVAMEVALKNYPGRALINSVNGEEESITHVMPLAKRYGAALLCLPICSGDLPEKAEDRVALAESIVNRAYGYGLQPHDLLLDPLVLTLASGEDSARQTLRTLQLYKEKFGFPTVMGLSNISFGMPQRPYLNGQFLTMALACGLTTPIMNPLNYPAKKAFVSSTTLLGWDPGSAEFIKEYGYEDETTAPGNSAPKGPEKKSFDSNDPLANIRACVEQGEKEAIIDLVKKALADGIDPLDLTKKGLSEAMNVVGDKFGSGKLFLPQVMLAAETMQAAFNTIKEIIPASESLDKGTVVVATVKGDIHDLGKNIVAALLENNGYKIVDLGKDVDPEVIVQAIKDNKAALVGICSLMTTTMPQIDNTIAAIRAAGLKTKVMVGGAVVSQDYADQAGADIYAKDGIAAVNHANDFFETLEK